The following proteins are encoded in a genomic region of Arachis stenosperma cultivar V10309 chromosome 4, arast.V10309.gnm1.PFL2, whole genome shotgun sequence:
- the LOC130976856 gene encoding WRKY DNA-binding transcription factor 70-like, translating into MVITENISNGNNLLGRRKAIEELEKGREFANKLRVVISGGEGGVDGEQLVEKVLMSFTNSLLILNKNTGSNNCDEVYDVPSSCGINPTKSEDSLESNCKSSVHKERRGCYKRRRTSQVLEKESEAPIDDGHQWRKYGQKVILNTKHPRNYYRCTHKYDQGCLATKQVQQVEDEPTLYKTTYYGNHTCRNTLNPTIILDESNDSPSQSSMFLSFDNSLPTKQECPIFLSSSSVVIKKEEEFKEEDLNNNNNNNNNVPSCSSNDYMISSELTFDNYSTHHHVNALSSTLDSDDVISYDPSQLDDAIEHFFVTNIY; encoded by the exons ATGGTTATTACGGAGAATATTAGTAATGGTAATAATTTATTGGGTCGTAGGAAGGCAATTGAGGAGCTTGAGAAGGGTCGTGAATTTGCAAACAAGCTTAGGGTTGTGATCAGTGGTGGTGAAGGGGGTGTTGATGGTGAACAACTTGTGGAGAAGGTTCTTATGTCATTCACAAACTCACTCTTGATCTTGAACAAGAACACTGGTTCTAATAATTGTGATGAGGTCTATGATGTTCCTTCTTCATGTGGGATCAATCCAACCAAGTCTGAGGATTCACTTGAGAGTAATTGCAAGAGCTCCGTTCATAAAGAACGTAGAGGGTGTTACAAGAGAAG AAGGACTTCACAAGTATTGGAGAAGGAGTCTGAAGCTCCAATTGATGATGGTCATCAGTGGAGAAAGTATGGCCAAAAAGTTATCCTTAATACCAAACATCCAAG GAACTATTACAGATGCACTCACAAATATGACCAAGGTTGTCTAGCAACAAAACAAGTGCAACAAGTTGAAGATGAACCAACACTTTACAAGACCACATACTATGGAAACCACACTTGTAGGAACACCCTGAACCCTACAATCATATTGGATGAATCCAATGATTCTCCTTCACAATCTTCAATGTTCCTCAGCTTTGATAATTCCCTACCAACAAAACAAGAATGTCCTATTTTCCTCTCATCATCATCTGTAGTAATCAAGAAGGAAGAGGAGTTCAAGGAGGAGGAcctgaataataataataataataataataatgttccTTCATGTTCTTCAAATGATTACATGATATCTTCGGAGCTTACTTTTGATAACTACTCAACGCATCATCATGTTAATGCTTTATCATCAACACTTGACTCAGATGATGTTATTTCTTATGATCCTTCTCAGCTTGATGATGCCATTGAGCATTTCTTTGTTACTAATATATATTGA